Proteins co-encoded in one bacterium genomic window:
- a CDS encoding carbon-nitrogen hydrolase family protein, with amino-acid sequence MRVGLAQLGATSDVAANQTQALEMAAAAAQQGVDLLVFPEMFMYRRPANLVQPLGEIAESVDGPFMQAIAGAARQHRLHLVMGVLESAPGETRRAYNTAVLISPAGERLAAYRKVHLYDAFNGRESEWIVPADAPPPVVETPLGRLGLQICYDVRFPEWSRLLALGGAEVIVMPTSWVSGPLKEDHWVTLVRARAIENVCWFVAANQIRPDRIGRSLVIDPMGVVVADGGEEQGLVVAEVDLDRVRRVREKNPSLQHRRPDLYGAVAEGQTRGAAAR; translated from the coding sequence ATGCGAGTGGGTCTGGCACAGCTCGGCGCGACGTCCGATGTGGCGGCCAACCAAACCCAGGCGCTGGAGATGGCGGCCGCGGCAGCCCAGCAGGGCGTGGACCTGCTGGTGTTTCCAGAGATGTTCATGTACCGGCGACCTGCCAACCTCGTACAGCCGCTGGGGGAAATCGCCGAGTCGGTGGACGGGCCGTTCATGCAGGCCATCGCCGGCGCTGCGCGGCAGCACCGCCTGCACCTCGTGATGGGCGTGCTCGAGAGCGCGCCGGGCGAGACCCGCCGGGCCTACAACACCGCCGTGCTCATCTCCCCCGCCGGTGAACGCCTGGCCGCCTACCGGAAGGTGCACCTCTACGACGCGTTCAACGGGCGGGAGTCCGAGTGGATCGTGCCGGCCGACGCGCCGCCGCCGGTCGTGGAGACACCCCTGGGCAGGCTGGGACTGCAGATCTGCTACGATGTCCGCTTCCCCGAGTGGTCTCGCCTGCTCGCCTTGGGCGGCGCCGAGGTGATCGTGATGCCAACCTCGTGGGTGTCGGGGCCTCTGAAAGAAGACCATTGGGTCACGCTGGTGCGCGCGCGGGCCATTGAGAACGTCTGCTGGTTCGTGGCGGCCAACCAAATCCGCCCCGATCGCATCGGCCGGTCGCTGGTGATTGATCCCATGGGCGTCGTCGTTGCCGACGGCGGTGAGGAGCAGGGCCTCGTGGTGGCCGAGGTCGATCTCGACCGCGTCCGCCGGGTACGGGAGAAGAACCCGTCACTGCAGCACCGACGGCCTGACCTCTACGGGGCGGTGGCTGAAGGACAGACCAGAGGTGCTGCGGCCCGATAG
- a CDS encoding C-GCAxxG-C-C family (seleno)protein, whose protein sequence is MGSDHTMQPDLAQRIKDAGNRAESFRKQGFHCSEAVLRGAAAALGITLDALVLRLSSGFRGGGGGYGHRCGALEAGSMLAGLVYGRAEVEEDNSAVSQLVRWLHEQFAREFSSERCEVIKPMAFTQLSEDFSCGPVYRRGAELAAEAIMTAQTLCSACPPFDPHRGRAEEVAVDRVELAAAADRLRALAATNRVRITDRARPAQQRAEVTDADVVFSLSHARRVHPAWGGAYAVEGSKPDRWGLMTVVRVAADADGDTVEVLGIY, encoded by the coding sequence ATGGGCAGCGACCACACAATGCAGCCAGATTTGGCGCAACGCATCAAAGACGCTGGAAACAGGGCCGAGTCGTTTCGCAAGCAGGGGTTCCACTGTTCGGAGGCCGTATTGCGTGGGGCGGCCGCCGCTCTTGGGATCACACTGGACGCCTTAGTGCTGAGACTGTCCAGCGGATTCCGCGGCGGCGGCGGCGGTTACGGTCACCGATGCGGCGCGCTCGAGGCCGGTTCGATGCTCGCCGGGCTCGTCTACGGCCGGGCGGAGGTGGAAGAGGACAACTCCGCCGTCAGCCAGCTCGTGCGCTGGCTCCATGAGCAGTTCGCCCGGGAATTCAGCAGCGAGCGGTGTGAAGTCATCAAGCCGATGGCCTTCACGCAGTTGAGCGAGGACTTCTCATGCGGTCCCGTTTACCGGCGGGGCGCCGAACTCGCAGCGGAGGCCATCATGACCGCGCAGACGCTGTGCTCGGCCTGCCCGCCGTTCGATCCGCACCGCGGCAGGGCGGAGGAGGTCGCCGTTGACAGGGTTGAGCTCGCGGCGGCGGCCGACCGCCTCCGAGCGCTGGCAGCGACGAACCGCGTTCGCATCACCGATCGGGCACGGCCGGCCCAGCAGCGCGCAGAGGTCACAGACGCCGACGTCGTCTTCAGCCTGAGTCACGCCCGTCGGGTGCACCCGGCGTGGGGCGGCGCCTACGCGGTAGAAGGGAGCAAGCCCGACCGCTGGGGACTGATGACGGTTGTCCGGGTAGCGGCGGACGCCGACGGTGATACGGTTGAGGTTCTAGGGATCTACTGA
- the queG gene encoding tRNA epoxyqueuosine(34) reductase QueG — protein MTLEERIKSRGRELGFDLVGITAAAGSSDLLPGWVERAGRGEGACSIVAVAMNYHTGGSSPPPGGGLQPSGGLLPDGDLPPSGDLRGRIARYAVGDDYHLVMEARLRPLSGFLRDCGATLARYQVDAGPLFERAIAQRAGLGWRGRHSCLITEQFGTWVVLGEILTDLVLQPDPPAYGDCGSCEACMRGAGACPTGAIVTPSVVDSPSVVGMPGVVDARRCIAYWTIEHRGWIPQEVRPALRDMIFGCDLCQEACPFNRLLDPACAGVRPAVHPEFLPRAETGPRPLLLPLLNIAEDEFRRLFHRSAIRRAKRSGLRRNVAIALGNLGDGRAVPELVRALRDPDDSVVRGHAAWALGRTGGPAAVAALEAARRSEPDARVREEIAAALDM, from the coding sequence ATGACGCTGGAAGAGCGGATCAAGTCCCGAGGCCGCGAACTGGGTTTCGACCTGGTCGGTATCACCGCGGCCGCCGGATCGAGTGACTTGCTCCCAGGTTGGGTGGAGCGTGCCGGTCGGGGCGAGGGCGCCTGCTCGATCGTTGCAGTCGCGATGAACTACCACACGGGTGGGTCCAGTCCGCCGCCCGGCGGCGGCCTGCAGCCCTCCGGCGGTCTGCTTCCCGACGGGGATCTGCCGCCCTCCGGTGACCTGCGGGGGCGCATTGCCCGCTACGCCGTGGGCGACGACTACCACTTGGTGATGGAGGCGCGGCTGCGCCCGCTCTCCGGATTCCTTAGGGACTGCGGCGCGACCCTGGCGCGGTATCAAGTGGACGCCGGACCGCTGTTCGAACGGGCGATAGCGCAGCGCGCCGGCCTGGGCTGGCGCGGCCGCCACTCCTGCCTGATTACTGAACAGTTCGGTACGTGGGTCGTGCTCGGAGAGATCCTCACCGATCTGGTACTGCAGCCCGACCCGCCGGCCTACGGCGACTGCGGATCATGCGAGGCCTGCATGCGCGGCGCCGGCGCCTGCCCCACCGGCGCGATCGTTACGCCCAGCGTTGTGGACTCGCCCAGCGTCGTGGGCATGCCCGGCGTCGTGGACGCGCGCCGGTGCATCGCGTACTGGACGATTGAGCACCGCGGCTGGATCCCCCAAGAGGTGCGGCCGGCGCTCCGGGACATGATCTTCGGGTGCGATCTCTGCCAGGAGGCGTGCCCGTTCAACCGTTTGCTGGATCCCGCGTGTGCGGGCGTTCGCCCGGCGGTACACCCGGAGTTCCTGCCACGCGCGGAGACCGGCCCGCGCCCGCTCCTGCTGCCTCTGCTGAACATAGCCGAGGACGAGTTCCGCCGTCTCTTCCACCGTAGCGCGATCAGGCGCGCCAAGCGTAGTGGGTTGCGGCGGAACGTCGCGATTGCACTCGGTAACCTCGGCGATGGACGTGCCGTGCCCGAGCTGGTGCGGGCGTTGCGCGATCCCGACGACTCGGTCGTGCGCGGGCACGCCGCCTGGGCACTCGGGAGAACCGGTGGGCCCGCGGCCGTGGCAGCGCTGGAGGCCGCGCGGCGGTCGGAGCCCGACGCGCGGGTGCGCGAGGAGATCGCCGCGGCGCTGGATATGTGA
- a CDS encoding amidase encodes MGHSSDNDLVFKSIGDLSRMLCARKISSVELTRLFLDRLGAQGPVYNALAELTPEIALAQARRADRMFSRGDVVGPLQGVPYGAKDLLATRGIPTRWGSPVHRDQVFDYDATVVRRLADAGAVLVGKLAMVEFAGGGGYEYPTASLHGPGLNPWNLGHWAGGSSSGSGSAVAAGLVPYALGSETWGSIVTPSAFCGITGHRPTWGLVSRHGAMELSWSMDKVGPMARSAEDCGRVLAAIAGFDGHDVTVAGPEFKFASRIARRRFRLGVLPADFADAPELERAFADAVRVLRRAGMRVARAPLPDHPYDDTARTILNGEIAAAHAEFIAGDRVNELVDAGQKEGLKATLNLPASHYARAQRKRMHITHDVLGFFERFDALLSPSLMNEAVTLETNIKTMQRPKGNYSVLGALCGLPALSLPMGFGRQGLPLGLAITGNMFDDATVLQIGMVFQRETDWHRRHPAVEAPTYRAAAPLVCPSATAP; translated from the coding sequence ATGGGACACTCGTCCGACAACGACCTGGTATTCAAGAGCATCGGAGACCTCAGCCGCATGCTCTGCGCACGCAAGATATCCTCGGTCGAGTTGACCCGCCTCTTCCTCGACCGGCTGGGCGCGCAGGGGCCCGTGTACAACGCGCTCGCTGAGCTCACGCCTGAGATCGCGCTGGCTCAGGCGCGGCGCGCCGACCGCATGTTCAGCCGAGGAGACGTCGTCGGACCGCTTCAGGGCGTCCCCTATGGGGCGAAGGACCTGCTGGCGACCAGAGGCATTCCGACGCGCTGGGGCTCGCCGGTCCATCGCGATCAGGTCTTCGACTATGACGCGACGGTGGTTCGGAGGCTGGCGGATGCCGGGGCCGTGCTCGTCGGCAAGCTCGCCATGGTCGAGTTCGCGGGCGGTGGCGGATACGAGTACCCCACGGCGTCGCTGCACGGACCCGGGCTCAATCCGTGGAACCTCGGGCATTGGGCGGGCGGGTCGTCTTCGGGGTCGGGCAGCGCCGTCGCCGCCGGGCTCGTCCCGTACGCGCTCGGATCGGAAACCTGGGGCAGCATCGTTACCCCTTCAGCATTCTGCGGTATCACGGGCCACCGCCCCACCTGGGGTCTGGTGAGCCGACACGGTGCGATGGAGCTGTCGTGGAGCATGGACAAGGTCGGCCCGATGGCGCGCAGCGCCGAGGACTGCGGCCGCGTGCTGGCCGCGATCGCAGGTTTCGACGGCCACGACGTCACGGTAGCCGGACCCGAGTTCAAGTTCGCGTCCCGCATCGCCCGCAGGCGCTTCCGCCTCGGTGTGCTCCCCGCGGACTTTGCCGACGCACCGGAACTTGAACGAGCGTTTGCGGACGCCGTACGCGTGCTGCGCAGGGCCGGCATGCGGGTGGCGAGGGCGCCGCTCCCCGACCATCCTTACGACGACACCGCGCGGACGATCCTCAACGGCGAGATCGCGGCCGCCCACGCCGAATTCATCGCCGGCGACAGGGTCAATGAACTGGTAGATGCGGGCCAGAAGGAAGGCTTGAAGGCTACGCTCAATCTGCCGGCGTCTCACTACGCACGTGCGCAGCGGAAGCGCATGCACATCACGCACGATGTGCTGGGGTTCTTCGAGCGATTCGATGCGCTCCTCTCGCCGTCGCTCATGAACGAGGCCGTCACGCTGGAGACGAACATCAAGACGATGCAGCGTCCGAAAGGCAACTACAGTGTGCTGGGCGCGCTGTGCGGCCTACCGGCGTTGAGCCTACCGATGGGCTTCGGTCGGCAGGGATTACCGCTCGGTCTGGCGATCACGGGCAATATGTTTGACGACGCCACAGTGCTGCAGATCGGGATGGTCTTCCAGCGGGAGACCGACTGGCACCGCCGGCACCCAGCAGTCGAAGCCCCGACCTATCGGGCCGCAGCACCTCTGGTCTGTCCTTCAGCCACCGCCCCGTAG
- a CDS encoding DUF4127 family protein yields the protein MKRLLFVPLDDRPATRETVLDLLPLLGAAWSTPPRDLLGHRRRPADLDALFRWVEREAVTADAMIASAEVLLHGGLVPSRLSADPMEALWRRMDRLARLAARVPTYLSAITPRIPTGGADEEPSYWELYGDLLRTYSACLDAGEQTGNEIRFRRAMEALEGVPAAVVDDLLRRRRRQLLVNLELLLLAAQGGLSALLIGQDDAEPHGLTRADLAVLRRFSRRIGGDRAQVSVGADELGARLLARLANDAAGRAPRVCVRYTFPEARRSVPRYEPAPLEETIAEHLSASGCTVVDGDPEVLLWVHNFSGAHQREAVDQRGAPPAPVRTVAAALVEASSRGIVCGCADVRFANGADDTLVRSLLAREDLAGLAGYAGWNTCSNSVGTVVAQSVLFHHARGQLGETRLRQTRRRYLARRLLDDWGYQTIVRPYLAREVVPALGANPSGLGPHAAAAREAALQRMREEILPPVVRALGSFVIEGIAFPWDRLFEVEVMLPDEAQGF from the coding sequence GTGAAGCGCCTCCTGTTCGTGCCGCTCGACGACCGACCGGCTACGCGGGAGACGGTGCTGGACCTGCTGCCGCTGCTGGGCGCGGCATGGTCCACGCCTCCCCGGGATCTGCTCGGCCACCGCCGAAGGCCGGCCGACCTGGACGCGCTGTTCCGGTGGGTGGAGCGGGAGGCGGTTACTGCCGACGCGATGATCGCCTCGGCCGAGGTCTTACTCCACGGCGGCCTGGTGCCTTCACGCTTGAGCGCGGATCCGATGGAGGCGCTGTGGCGCCGGATGGATCGGCTGGCGCGGCTGGCGGCCCGCGTACCAACGTACCTCAGCGCGATCACCCCTCGGATTCCCACCGGAGGCGCCGACGAGGAGCCGTCCTACTGGGAGCTGTACGGCGATCTGCTGCGGACGTACTCGGCCTGTCTGGATGCCGGCGAGCAGACCGGCAACGAGATCAGGTTCCGGCGGGCAATGGAAGCGCTGGAAGGCGTGCCTGCCGCGGTGGTGGATGACCTGCTCCGCCGGCGCCGCCGCCAGCTCCTGGTTAACCTGGAGCTGCTGCTCCTAGCCGCGCAGGGCGGGCTCAGTGCGCTGCTGATTGGACAGGACGACGCCGAGCCGCACGGCCTCACCCGCGCCGACCTGGCGGTGCTGCGCCGGTTCTCCAGGCGCATCGGTGGGGACCGCGCCCAAGTATCTGTCGGCGCCGACGAACTCGGCGCCCGGCTGTTGGCCCGCCTCGCCAACGACGCGGCCGGCCGCGCGCCGCGCGTCTGCGTCCGGTACACCTTTCCCGAGGCACGGCGCAGCGTCCCGCGGTACGAACCCGCACCGCTGGAGGAGACCATCGCAGAGCACCTGTCCGCATCCGGCTGCACGGTCGTGGACGGCGATCCGGAGGTGCTGCTGTGGGTGCACAACTTCTCAGGCGCGCATCAGCGCGAGGCGGTTGACCAACGGGGCGCGCCTCCTGCACCGGTCCGGACCGTGGCCGCGGCGCTGGTCGAGGCATCGTCCCGCGGCATCGTCTGCGGGTGCGCCGACGTGCGCTTCGCCAACGGCGCCGACGACACGCTGGTCCGCTCGCTCCTGGCGCGCGAAGACCTGGCCGGCCTGGCCGGATACGCCGGCTGGAATACCTGCAGCAACAGTGTGGGCACCGTGGTCGCTCAGAGCGTGCTGTTTCATCACGCCCGCGGGCAGCTCGGCGAGACGCGCCTGCGCCAGACCCGGCGGCGGTACCTGGCCCGGCGGCTCCTGGACGACTGGGGATACCAGACGATCGTGCGCCCATATCTTGCGCGCGAGGTGGTGCCCGCTCTTGGCGCGAATCCGTCCGGCCTCGGCCCGCACGCGGCGGCGGCGCGGGAGGCGGCGCTGCAGCGGATGCGGGAGGAGATCCTGCCGCCGGTGGTCCGCGCCCTGGGCTCCTTCGTGATCGAGGGGATCGCGTTTCCCTGGGATCGGCTGTTTGAGGTAGAGGTGATGCTGCCGGATGAGGCGCAGGGCTTCTGA
- a CDS encoding creatininase family protein produces the protein MPAFVIAEMSCTDVAQAARATDLCILPVGAVEAYGPHLPQGSDGLVADRLAREVAERVSCFVAPLVPVGFSASLQEFPATLSVPTMALRAYLAGLAESLLGLGVRRLLFLNGHAGNVAVISDLVEELKRHHPVCRFAQVDLWRFLIPHAAPIMESTLPQGHAAETNTSVLLALAPHLVTMDRAVNNPPPQDRFPEIIKYGGFRDRAPDAVLGDATRGSAEKGRGVVLRGVERLVEFVQSPEFGRQDRANADRLHPREGS, from the coding sequence ATGCCTGCGTTTGTGATTGCCGAGATGTCGTGTACCGACGTGGCACAGGCGGCGCGCGCCACGGATCTCTGCATCCTGCCCGTCGGGGCGGTGGAGGCCTACGGTCCGCACCTTCCTCAGGGCTCGGACGGCCTCGTGGCCGACCGTTTGGCGCGAGAGGTCGCGGAGCGCGTCTCCTGCTTCGTGGCGCCGCTAGTACCGGTGGGATTCTCCGCCAGCCTCCAGGAGTTCCCGGCAACACTCAGCGTGCCAACGATGGCGTTGCGAGCATACCTGGCCGGCCTGGCAGAATCACTGCTCGGGTTGGGCGTGCGCCGGCTCCTATTCTTGAACGGGCACGCCGGAAACGTGGCAGTCATCTCCGATCTCGTGGAGGAGTTGAAGCGCCATCACCCGGTCTGCCGGTTCGCCCAGGTGGATCTCTGGCGCTTCCTGATCCCTCACGCCGCTCCGATTATGGAGAGCACCCTGCCACAAGGGCACGCGGCGGAGACCAACACCAGCGTGTTGCTGGCCCTGGCGCCACACCTGGTCACGATGGATCGGGCAGTGAACAACCCTCCGCCACAGGACCGGTTCCCCGAAATCATCAAGTACGGCGGCTTCCGGGACCGCGCACCAGACGCGGTGCTAGGAGACGCGACACGGGGCAGCGCCGAGAAGGGGCGCGGTGTCGTCCTGCGCGGCGTAGAGCGGCTCGTGGAGTTCGTTCAGAGCCCGGAGTTCGGCCGGCAGGACCGGGCGAATGCGGATCGCCTCCACCCCAGGGAGGGTTCCTGA
- a CDS encoding MFS transporter: MALRNDRTLRLLFTSLFFWMFGIGLYEQLVPIYARQLGASAVQLGTLFTVRHLALAGGFLIGWVVVDRWSHRAAIVTSWLAAVPVPLLLAAAPTYAWLVPGLLLYEVAYFGMPSMNAFVARRVPASELVSTFGAMGTITSLGFLISPTVGGMIADRLGIRATLIIAAAFYVISAILILRIRWDEGNAPAHGASRRLSLDQMRGLMPVMWIFSGTILVVLITVPFATPFLREVRGLSLSQIGFLGSMVALGAVLLTPVAGRIGDRIGPITTLAGGLVVFAFGVLLTVYGPATLLPVAAIFRCRSPLNTLGHALVASKAPSAVLGRAFALAGILMAILGAGGSFAGGYAYLVDPALPLLVSVGMSVLIAGALIWWQSRAAARSAPDST, translated from the coding sequence ATGGCCCTGCGCAACGACCGCACGCTGCGGCTGCTTTTCACATCGCTCTTCTTCTGGATGTTCGGAATCGGGCTCTACGAACAGCTCGTGCCGATCTACGCGCGGCAGCTCGGCGCTTCCGCCGTGCAGCTCGGGACGCTGTTCACGGTGCGCCACCTGGCCCTGGCCGGCGGCTTCCTGATCGGCTGGGTTGTGGTGGACCGTTGGAGCCACCGCGCGGCGATCGTCACCTCATGGCTGGCCGCTGTTCCGGTGCCGTTGCTGCTCGCCGCGGCGCCGACCTACGCATGGCTCGTGCCCGGGCTGCTGCTCTACGAGGTCGCTTACTTCGGAATGCCGTCGATGAACGCGTTCGTGGCGCGGCGCGTGCCTGCCTCAGAGCTGGTCTCGACGTTCGGCGCCATGGGTACGATCACCTCGCTGGGGTTCCTTATCTCGCCCACGGTCGGAGGGATGATCGCGGACCGCCTGGGCATCCGCGCCACCCTGATCATCGCAGCGGCCTTCTACGTTATCTCGGCAATCCTGATCTTGAGAATCCGGTGGGATGAGGGCAACGCGCCTGCACACGGGGCGTCCCGCAGACTGTCACTGGATCAGATGCGCGGCCTGATGCCCGTGATGTGGATCTTCTCCGGAACAATCCTCGTGGTGCTGATCACGGTCCCCTTTGCGACGCCCTTCCTGCGCGAGGTGCGGGGACTCTCGCTGTCCCAGATAGGGTTCCTCGGCTCGATGGTGGCGCTGGGCGCCGTGCTGCTGACGCCGGTGGCCGGACGGATCGGTGACCGCATTGGTCCTATCACCACCCTGGCCGGGGGACTGGTGGTGTTCGCCTTCGGGGTGCTCCTCACGGTGTACGGGCCCGCGACTCTCCTGCCGGTCGCGGCCATATTCCGGTGCCGGTCGCCGCTCAACACATTGGGCCACGCGCTGGTGGCCTCGAAGGCTCCTTCGGCCGTGCTCGGCCGGGCCTTTGCGCTGGCAGGGATCCTAATGGCCATCCTCGGGGCTGGGGGATCGTTTGCCGGCGGGTACGCGTACCTGGTTGACCCGGCGTTGCCGCTGCTGGTCTCGGTGGGGATGTCGGTACTGATCGCCGGGGCGCTTATCTGGTGGCAATCCCGCGCCGCCGCAAGAAGCGCGCCGGATTCCACGTGA
- a CDS encoding nucleotidyl transferase AbiEii/AbiGii toxin family protein: MRQYRSPAALRAAVDERLRRRARHLGVAAFVVRRQAALERLMARLMKVPPGLWALKGGLGLETRLGEHARPSLDLDVDHAKGAAAAREDLQRAVAEDVGDHFAFAIVGSKELKEGGISLAIRYRIECSVGGTPFEPLQVDVTVTPPEPWDAEPAQRPGLLADLGLGPVKVLVVPLERQLAEKLHAYTRQYDGTTTRAKDLVDFVLVRQHERVGAQLLKDAIRRTFTRRGTHSAPERLPAPPPELAVAYRREAEVVGIVSLLEEAHNLAAQWLDPVLACTARGSWDSGKAQWVE; this comes from the coding sequence ATGCGCCAGTACCGTAGCCCCGCGGCACTCCGGGCCGCCGTTGACGAGCGCCTGCGTAGGCGTGCGCGCCATCTCGGCGTGGCGGCGTTCGTCGTGCGCCGCCAGGCAGCTCTTGAGCGGCTGATGGCGCGGCTGATGAAGGTGCCCCCGGGATTGTGGGCGCTCAAAGGCGGGCTGGGGCTGGAAACCAGGTTGGGCGAACACGCGCGGCCGTCACTGGACCTGGACGTTGACCACGCGAAGGGTGCAGCCGCAGCACGGGAAGATCTGCAGCGTGCCGTCGCTGAGGATGTGGGCGACCACTTTGCCTTCGCGATCGTCGGGAGCAAGGAGCTCAAGGAGGGGGGCATCAGCCTCGCCATCCGGTACCGGATCGAGTGCTCTGTAGGTGGGACACCCTTTGAGCCGCTGCAGGTGGACGTGACCGTTACTCCGCCCGAGCCCTGGGACGCCGAACCGGCACAGCGGCCTGGCCTGCTGGCCGATCTCGGGCTGGGCCCGGTGAAAGTGCTCGTGGTGCCGCTGGAGCGCCAGCTCGCCGAGAAGCTCCACGCCTACACGCGTCAGTATGATGGGACCACCACACGCGCGAAGGACCTGGTGGACTTCGTCCTCGTCCGACAGCACGAGCGGGTGGGCGCGCAGCTGCTGAAAGACGCGATCCGGCGCACCTTCACCCGCCGCGGCACGCATTCGGCCCCCGAGCGCCTGCCTGCGCCTCCTCCGGAGCTGGCCGTCGCGTACCGCCGGGAGGCGGAGGTGGTTGGGATCGTCTCGTTGCTGGAAGAGGCGCACAATCTGGCCGCGCAGTGGCTGGATCCGGTGCTTGCCTGCACCGCCCGCGGCAGCTGGGATTCCGGCAAAGCGCAATGGGTGGAGTGA
- a CDS encoding type IV toxin-antitoxin system AbiEi family antitoxin domain-containing protein, producing the protein MPTQAERRQRLFEVASSQGGYFKAAHARALGYETSTITHHARTGRFERVSRGFYRLAEFPALPYEDVIAAWVKAGPERAVVSHDAALALYELAPSRSRQIHLTVPWEQRPRHRPALAGVRIHTTKKPLRRDEVVQRFGVRVTAPARTIVDVTEVGVDPSVVIEAVARALDTGLVTADELRKAVGDRSERVRNLIERAIAEAGSHAPVP; encoded by the coding sequence ATGCCTACGCAGGCCGAAAGGCGCCAGCGGCTCTTTGAGGTCGCCTCCTCCCAGGGAGGCTACTTCAAGGCGGCCCACGCGAGGGCGCTCGGGTACGAGACCAGCACGATCACGCACCACGCCCGCACGGGGCGCTTCGAGCGCGTCAGCCGCGGCTTCTACCGGTTGGCAGAGTTCCCGGCGCTACCCTATGAAGACGTGATCGCCGCGTGGGTCAAAGCGGGTCCGGAGCGAGCCGTGGTATCCCACGACGCCGCGCTCGCGCTGTACGAACTGGCACCGTCCCGGTCGCGCCAGATCCACCTGACCGTTCCGTGGGAACAGCGGCCGCGCCACCGCCCGGCTCTGGCCGGCGTGCGTATCCACACCACCAAGAAGCCGTTGCGCCGCGACGAGGTAGTGCAGCGGTTCGGCGTGCGGGTTACGGCACCCGCGCGGACAATCGTTGACGTCACGGAGGTAGGCGTGGATCCCAGCGTGGTCATCGAGGCTGTTGCGCGCGCACTCGACACCGGCCTGGTGACCGCAGATGAACTTCGCAAGGCTGTCGGCGATCGGTCTGAGCGAGTCCGGAATCTGATTGAGCGCGCCATCGCGGAGGCCGGCTCGCATGCGCCAGTACCGTAG
- a CDS encoding FAD-dependent oxidoreductase: MSRRAFDVAVMGGGPAGTVAAVAAAREGARVVLVERYGFLGGTLTAALVAPMMGFHAGGRQVVAGIPEEIVARLRAIGASPGHVPDPIDFCHTVTPFDHEGLKRVLLEMATEAGVELWLHTVFQDARADRGVVRAARVWQKDGVKELRAPLYVDATGDGDLSVAAGASAEIGRAADGRTQPMTLVFRLGGVDWSAVMEHLERHPDEIQHGQGVHDRIDIGWLKGLPCRGFAGFRAAVRQARESGEWTVPRDRLLVFEGVRPTEAIVNTTRVLDRLGTSGVDLSRAEIEGRQQAYEVAELLRRRVPGFAGAYLLETPAQIGVRETRRITGDYVLTAEDILSARKFDDAIACGAYPMDIHDPASDRLVVRRLPEGEFYTVPYRCLLPRGGGNWLVAGRCISATHEAFAAFRVSPIVMAIAQAAGTAAAMAAREGISPRAVEPQALRRVLRERGAFV; this comes from the coding sequence ATGAGCCGCAGGGCATTTGACGTCGCGGTGATGGGCGGCGGGCCCGCGGGCACGGTGGCGGCGGTGGCCGCGGCGCGCGAGGGCGCGCGCGTTGTTCTGGTCGAGCGGTACGGCTTCCTGGGCGGTACCCTGACCGCCGCGTTGGTGGCGCCGATGATGGGCTTTCATGCCGGCGGCCGTCAGGTGGTGGCGGGTATCCCAGAGGAGATCGTGGCGCGCCTGCGGGCGATCGGCGCCTCGCCGGGCCACGTACCTGATCCGATTGACTTCTGTCACACGGTAACTCCGTTCGATCACGAAGGGCTCAAGCGCGTGCTGCTGGAGATGGCCACGGAGGCAGGCGTGGAGCTGTGGCTGCACACCGTGTTCCAGGACGCCCGCGCCGACCGCGGCGTGGTGCGCGCCGCGCGGGTCTGGCAGAAGGACGGCGTGAAAGAGCTGCGCGCGCCGCTCTATGTGGACGCCACCGGCGACGGCGATCTCTCGGTGGCAGCGGGTGCTTCGGCCGAGATCGGGCGCGCGGCAGACGGCCGCACCCAACCGATGACGCTGGTGTTTCGGCTCGGCGGTGTGGACTGGTCGGCCGTGATGGAGCACCTCGAACGCCATCCCGACGAGATCCAGCACGGCCAGGGAGTCCATGATCGCATTGACATCGGGTGGCTGAAGGGACTGCCCTGCCGCGGATTCGCGGGCTTTCGAGCCGCGGTGCGGCAGGCGCGCGAGAGCGGGGAGTGGACGGTCCCGCGCGACCGGCTGCTAGTGTTCGAAGGCGTGCGGCCCACTGAGGCCATCGTCAACACGACGCGCGTGCTCGACCGGCTCGGGACCTCTGGGGTGGATCTCTCGCGTGCCGAGATCGAAGGCCGACAGCAGGCGTACGAGGTCGCGGAGTTACTGCGGCGACGGGTTCCCGGGTTCGCCGGCGCGTACCTGCTGGAGACGCCGGCGCAGATCGGCGTGCGGGAGACGCGGCGCATCACCGGCGATTACGTCCTGACCGCGGAGGACATCCTCTCCGCGCGCAAGTTCGACGATGCGATCGCCTGCGGGGCCTATCCCATGGACATTCACGACCCCGCGTCGGATCGCCTCGTGGTGCGGCGCCTGCCCGAGGGCGAGTTCTACACGGTTCCATACCGATGCCTGTTGCCCCGCGGCGGAGGGAACTGGCTGGTGGCCGGCCGGTGCATCTCCGCGACGCACGAGGCGTTCGCGGCGTTCCGTGTCTCGCCGATCGTGATGGCGATCGCGCAGGCGGCCGGCACCGCGGCAGCGATGGCCGCGCGGGAGGGGATCTCGCCGCGGGCGGTGGAACCCCAGGCGCTGCGGCGGGTCCTGCGCGAGAGGGGGGCGTTCGTGTGA